From Microbacterium croceum, a single genomic window includes:
- the ruvC gene encoding crossover junction endodeoxyribonuclease RuvC — MTSSLRVLGIDPGLTRCGVGIVDVDRTRRGTLVHVSVIRSSPDAEIGDRLAIVAAGIREAIAAHRPDAVAVERVFAQQNTHTVMGTAQASGVALLVAAEAGLPAATHTPSEVKAAVTGYGAADKRQVQAMIARILRLDAPPQPADAADALAIALCHAWRRGTAGASGQTSLTPAQRAWADAERVARTYLRSGS; from the coding sequence GTGACCTCCTCTCTGCGCGTGCTCGGCATCGACCCCGGCCTCACCCGCTGCGGTGTCGGCATCGTCGACGTCGACCGCACCCGCCGCGGCACCCTCGTGCATGTGAGCGTCATCCGCTCGTCGCCGGATGCCGAGATCGGCGATCGTCTCGCGATCGTCGCTGCGGGCATCCGCGAGGCGATCGCCGCACATCGTCCCGACGCCGTCGCGGTCGAGCGCGTGTTCGCGCAGCAGAACACGCACACGGTGATGGGGACGGCCCAGGCGAGTGGGGTCGCGCTCCTGGTCGCCGCGGAGGCCGGTCTACCCGCGGCGACGCACACGCCGAGCGAGGTCAAGGCAGCGGTCACCGGATACGGTGCGGCAGACAAGCGCCAGGTGCAGGCGATGATCGCCCGCATCCTGCGCCTGGACGCCCCGCCGCAGCCGGCGGACGCGGCGGACGCCCTTGCGATCGCGCTGTGTCACGCGTGGCGGCGGGGGACCGCCGGCGCCTCCGGTCAGACGTCGCTGACGCCGGCCCAGCGCGCGTGGGCCGATGCGGAGCGTGTCGCTCGAACATACCTACGATCGGGGTCGTAG